tttataatattagtatagatttaatttgcAACGCCAATTTAGAATTGTTGGTGAAAGCATAATGATTAAACCTCTTTCTGTTGAGACATTGACCTCCAGTTGAAAAGCATTTTGCTATGTGATCAATATGTATTGCATAAACATGTGTTTGTGAAGAGATATTGTTTATACTCTCTTCTTTGATTGAAGACTGATATTATGTTGGAAACAGCAAACGAAAAAAAGACATTATTCTTCTTTTGGGTTTGTGTTTGTCACTAATAAGAAACAATGAACGGCTAGAACGtagttaagatttttttttgtgtatctaTGTATAGATTTACAATTTCAGAGATCGAAAGAATCAGAGCGGAAGCGAAATCGTCATATAAATTCAGTTCTccacaacaaaataattttgaccAATTCATAATAAGATCAGGATTCAGGTTTAGATTGATATCCGAAGAATGTTTACATAAGCAAGTGGATCGGCAAACTCTAGTTGGAGAACGCTAGCCACCGTCAGAAAGACAAAGTCCAAAAAGATCTGGACACTTTTTTCGAGTTGAAGATCCCAATACCAGAGCGCTAAGACGAGATTGTTATGGTATCTTATGGTATGTATAGAATGGTATCGGAGGTCAAGGTCCTCTTTGGGTTTTTGCGCCGTTGAAGTAAGCctaacaagatttttttttgatacaGATCACAACGAGAATTTACTACAAAACATACACACTGAATGTGAATCGATTGCTTTGATAAACGCAACATGTGAactatttattgacataaataacaatagaacgtttttaatttagggtcagttttaaacaatattccTGTATCTCTGCATTGGAAACAAAATAGGCTGATGATTTTGACCGTAATGTTCGATCACATCACTTCCGTACCAAAATAAAGTGCCACTTATTATTTGAGTGCCTTTCAAAACTGAGTAACATTTGAGTGTACGCGAGGGAAGTGTTACTTACTAACTGTTCCGGGCTCTCCTCGTGCTCCGGGCGCGGGGCGCGCCGGGCGACGGGAACTTGTATTTGACGCCGTCATCCGGGTCTTCAGTCCGATTCGCGTCTTTTGCCTTACGAGGCGATGATTTTCTATTGATCACTATGTTCTTTTCCGTATTTTCTGCGGAGAAAAGAAAATTTCCTTTCGATATCACTCTTAAAGGAGTAGGGGAACGATGAAGTAAACAAATAGCTAAGGTGTTAATTtgcaaaagtaactctgtctatctgtctggcTGTGTCTCCTTCACgccaaaaccactgaaccgatttcgtAAGGAGATAGAATGACAGTGAGAACTGATGATGAGAAAGTTAAAGCATCTTACCATTTAGCACTTTTTTAGGTGTCCTAGTGCTGCGCCGAGTGGTGACTCCAGTGCCTGGAGCGTCTGGCTTACTTTCAGTCTTTTTCTCAGTTTCAACAGAAAGTTTTGCTTTTTTTGGGCTTTCTGTTGATTTTTCTATTGGTGCCGGGTTCTTCCTGGGTCTACCACCTCgtctgtaataataatttgtatatttttatatttaatttaattggataaattcaaaattcggGAAATCATTATTAGAATGTAATTGAGAATGTTTttaaagctatatatatagtaacaGTAAGCTGTGCAATAATCTAACAAATAAGTCATTCATTCAATATCAATGTTGATGTATTtgcctttatttatataataattgtgatttttcttttcatttaattagatttcaataaaattttacctgCTATTTTTAccctttaatatatatagtcaATCTGTAATATGTAAGAGAAGTTATCAAATGATTAACAACATGGAATTTTACAAGTTTGGGGGATGATGGATAATTTTCACGTACATAAATGACtctttttggattttttttaaataccctcaacaaagcaaatttaatcttaataacaTGTTAcaagttattttatacctCCTAGCAACATCTTGAGTGGGTTTCAGATCAGTGTCAGCGGCCTCTGCTTTATCAATTTCTtctatttgtttgaatatttcacTTTCTATTTCATTAACTCTATTTGTACCTGTAAAATTAAGCATTTgcgaatgttttatttgaattctatGGCACatataatctaatttaaagcataattaatttaattatctctCTCAGTATTATGCATAATAAACAatcttataaattcaattacaacTTTTGTAATGTTGAAATAACTGTAGACTTTATGCAGTATTAACCGTTtgtgtttttactttttcgtCACTTTTAGGCCGCTAGTTGAACAGCGCTGTTTAACTAATAGGCTAGGCTATTCATTGGACGGGTAATAAAGCTAGTTGACTACaacatataaactaaatttgaCAGTGATACTGACCATTATCATTCCTAACCACGGGCGTAGACACTCCGCTGACCACAATAGCTTCAGGGGTGGAAAGCCTCTGCGCGGCCGAACAACCTGGCGACTTTTTGTCTTCATCCTTGCTGTTCTTATTAAACATCTGCACCACCTGTTCCAGTACTGGGTTTATGTGCGTCCAGTGACCTTCTAGTTGCACCTcctagataaattaataatcaacgTTACATCTGATTATTCGTAATATATTccaaattttacaatacactCCTAGATCTGCCCAAATTGACCTAAGATAAAACCTGTCTCActaaagattaataaaataaaataaaatatgtactgaTCTATAAAATACTGCCCCATGATGAATTTTTGTTAGATTTGGATCTTTCCCTTTTTCTCTGATCTTAAACTTACGTGAGAATTTTagacttatattttttctacaatTCAAACtggatttatttcaaaaggaGTTTTTCAGTTCatgaaatctatactaatatacagagttgaagagtttgtttgttttatagaatGCCATCCATTTTCTTTGATAGGTTTTATACAACTTCACCTCCAAGTGTttctacttatttaattaaattaaacttagatattattattacctaccTCATTATTCTTTGTAAACTTAATCTTGAcggtattttcttgtttatcGTCCGGCACTTTAATCTCTGATGTCGTCGCTACAGCCTctgtgaattaatatttttaaaacatttataatctaGTCTGACAGCCTGATACAAAACGTGTACGATGCTACGCTTATGTTAATGTAGCGTAGCATCGTacatagaaaaacaaaaaaacagatattaaaaataaactaatttgtattagaattattgcattaaatcACAATAAACAATGTCTCACCTTCATGCTGAACTTTTTTGGGGGATGTCTGTTGAGCTtttctgttaaataaaatatctgtttaataatgttaaataaatgtttcagtaggtaaaaatatttcaatgttttttttaagaaaccaATATCtcacataaatttaatgaacttACAATTCCTTTTTCTCCACAACACTGCCATCTTCTATTGCTTTATTCGAATTTGTGGCTTGTTTCAATAATCTGAAAGCAAGTGTACATTATTTCCAAATCTACTACAAACTCATAGTAATTCAACtatcataaaaaacatacttgGCAAGTTGATCTGcctttttcttttcctcaacATACTTTAGCTTCCAGAAAGATTCTTCTTTATCGGATTCATCTGAAATAATTcattgtgtataaatattacaagcaACAAATATAACTCCGTAATCCACTAAAAAAATAGGTGATTGAACctgtaaaaatgttaattgttatcATCAAGTGTCTCAAATAGACAACTCAAGAACAAGGAAATGCGGTCAAATGACGTCCGACtctatatcatataaaaaaaaataatacatgaaCTACAATTTacatgtgtataataataatttgtttcaatatgGTAAGTGTTCCATCATTCTTTATATAGACATGCAAACATAATTTGTCGcataatagcaataaattatataatcagtGAAAtaagcttaccatcaggtgtgTATGTGAGATAGTTCTTAAGGATCTTGCCATCTTTAACAAGTGGGTATATTTTCTTGCCATGCATAACAAATAAACCGCCTTCTTCTTCCAAAGACAATATCCGCGCAGATTTTGGTtttctacaaatatattaaatatcttgaaAGCATtcgagtaaataaaatattttccaaagctataccaattttttatatccaaataatttcattgttttcttgaaataaaattgtaatttattgcgATAGAATATGATTATGGTCAGCCAcagtaaagtaaaatatattatggtcTATGAATTGATTGAAGATAAAGCTCTTAACATAAAATGATTCATTGGCTAATTGAgtgaacataataaatttaaaattatgaaaattataacaataacctTGATATAACAATTATCTTGGCTCTAAACATAGGCCTAATATTAtctacttataattaattactatttattgaaCCACTAAACAGCATGTGTAAACAAAACTTACAGATATTTCCTGGTTCCTCTATTCTTTCTGCCCCTTGGTGGTGAAATAAATTCTGACATAGTGTCTGAAGTGTAGTCACTAGTGCCTGATGATATGTGTCTAGAAAATAAGTATCATGTAAAGTTCTAATAGTTGTTTCTCACAATTTCATTTACTtatgttttgataattaataataaagggTTAATTGATTGACAAAGATACTTGTGTACAAATCCTGATAATTTGAAGTCTAAATTTTGAGTCAGAgtattctcatttataaaaataatccaaGGTAAACATGTAAAATGAACTTACAGTGTTTTGTGTCGAGAGGTTGATCGTTTTCTATTATAACTTCTACGCCTTTTTCGGCTAGAGATGATATctgtgtaaaaattaaattaaattaatgttatttaatacacattttttattaatgataaacaTTTCATCTACCAGTATTATTGGTCTAAGAAGCAAAAGCAGGCAAAGAGgcatcaacatttttatttaattttaaataatctatttaccATGAGAAAATCCAAGCGCATGGGATAGTGCATTATTTCGATGTTTCTTCTCTATTAGTCGTAGGGccgatttatttttcaattgcaCTTCATCAATACTTGAATCCGAATGTAACACTTGTTCAGTTTTAGATGTCTGTGCTTCTTCAACATTACTGGTTCTTGTCTGCTGCTTGCTTGTGTCGGTGTGGTCAATGCTGTTACCGGAATCACTATAGATTGTGTAGGACAATTGTTTTGCATACGAGTTTTCATTTCTCCCACTTGTTTTTTCAGATTCAATGTTAGTTTCAACTTTACTGGAgttattttcgattttttcAGCATCacttttagttttttcttCAGAAACTGAATCGAGGTTTACAATTTGTGcatcattatttacaatttgttcTTCTATTGCTGTATTGCTGTTCTTCTTTGGCATGATGTTTTTTCGTGCTTTTTTTTCGGTATTCGTTACTGCATCTGTATCTGACACTGACATCTGTTGTTCCAGCTTTTTGCGTTTAACTTTAGGAGCTTCTTGAGAGGTTGCCctctttttgttttgtttattatgacTTTTCAGTGATAGTTTCTGCACTTTGCCTCTATCTGCTGGGTTATCCTTActacaatttttatcaaattcttCTGGATTGTTTGGCAGTTGTGTATCAACTGTAGTATTAGTAATGTTTCCTGAAATTCTTCCAGTATCATTTTTCTCCTTTGCAATTTGGTCTTTATTAATCTGTCCCTTTCTATCATCACTTGCTTCTTTATTTCCACTTAAAATTGAATCTGAGGTGTTTTTCAGATTTTCATCTGATACTTCATTAtctaacaaatttttatccaaCACATCTTCCACAATTTTTAGTGAAGCTGGACTTTCATTACCAGCATCttcatcaatttttaaattgttatccTTATCTTCTGAATCTGATATCTCAATTGGAGATTGATCTTTTCTGTCCACACCGTTCAGATTAGCTCTATCTTCAAGATTAGCTGTATCCTTCTTTTTTTTGGTTTGCTTCAGTTCATCAACATTGTCCTCATCTGAttgaaaatcattaataacTCCCTGAATTAAATcctctgtattatttttagctGTTGATGTTGGTTCTTCTTCTTTATCATGGTCTTGGTCAGAATGTTCAAGTTCTTTTTGTATGTCCTCAGCAGTTTCATAGCAATTCTCTAATACAAGAGTATCTGTGGATGTTCTATCTGCTactgattttgaaattttagaaGCCTCACCTGGtgcttcttctttttctttatcgtcatcaattataactttttcatCATTCGCCTTAGGATGACCATTTTCTaaacaaataacttatttaaattatttaatccaagcatcaattaaaaacatgCTATTTACcatttaagatttatatataatattgattgtaTACTGACCATTATCAATGTCTTTATCCACCAGCTCAATATCAAGCTTATTATTCAGTTTTGATTCCACATCACatctataaatgtaaaaaaaaaaattaacatccaatcacacaaaaaaaaattaactgatGCAATCAACCACACCCTCACCCTTGTCTAAAACTAGCAATTTGAGTaatgttcaatttataatatggatTGTGAATATCAGGTAAGATCCTCTTCAAGAATGTTTCTTTGAGACTTTGCCATGTTCTATTCAAAgcctaaaaacaaaaatatggagtaaataataaataaacaaatgtgatatatttgaaagaaaatattaaattaatagaagtGAAAGCAATTGCCTTAGCATTCGCAAAGTCCATCCACATTTTTCTGCCTCTTATTTCATTGTATGCTTTATGTTCTACCAGATATTCTACTATTGTCTTCATTTCCCTCATTGTATATGCTTTCCTGTAAAtagtaaacaaaaacaaataaaaaatatttattgttctacTGTTAgcaaagatttaaaaaatatgtagtgattgtattaaattattttatgttaaatttatatatttaatatacaataacttGATATAATCATTGGGATGATATAAGTGATGATGTGAGATGATTCAAGTCATgagtgaaaatatattttaattaaaatcccaTAAACATGACcgtaaattcattaatataaaacaaaaataaatacaatattgtgacccttataaatacatgttattatatgaaaaacataCGTCGTTGATGTACTACATTCGAAatagaatttttcattttagttCTAATCAGCTGTAGATAGAAGTATCGAGGgtatactataaattttatatttaagtatttaacttACCCCGACATTGTGATTTGAGTTTAATGATTCGTTGCAATGGTTCAATTATTGTTCCAGAAATTCTTAGAAAATAAGCTATTTATTCCAATAgaattgaaaatacattatctTGTGTTTCATTAGGAGTTCCAAACTTTTGCAATTACTTTTGCCGGTAACGGTacaaaaaagatatataattaacaactaAGCCGACCGCCAAGCCGTTGTTTGCCGCAGATAACAAGATGACGCACTACTGtcatttgtcattttatacatagattaaaaatactatgcagactaataacaatgaaaaatattatatgtagata
The Zerene cesonia ecotype Mississippi chromosome 14, Zerene_cesonia_1.1, whole genome shotgun sequence DNA segment above includes these coding regions:
- the LOC119831640 gene encoding dentin sialophosphoprotein-like — protein: MSGKAYTMREMKTIVEYLVEHKAYNEIRGRKMWMDFANAKALNRTWQSLKETFLKRILPDIHNPYYKLNITQIASFRQGCDVESKLNNKLDIELVDKDIDNENGHPKANDEKVIIDDDKEKEEAPGEASKISKSVADRTSTDTLVLENCYETAEDIQKELEHSDQDHDKEEEPTSTAKNNTEDLIQGVINDFQSDEDNVDELKQTKKKKDTANLEDRANLNGVDRKDQSPIEISDSEDKDNNLKIDEDAGNESPASLKIVEDVLDKNLLDNEVSDENLKNTSDSILSGNKEASDDRKGQINKDQIAKEKNDTGRISGNITNTTVDTQLPNNPEEFDKNCSKDNPADRGKVQKLSLKSHNKQNKKRATSQEAPKVKRKKLEQQMSVSDTDAVTNTEKKARKNIMPKKNSNTAIEEQIVNNDAQIVNLDSVSEEKTKSDAEKIENNSSKVETNIESEKTSGRNENSYAKQLSYTIYSDSGNSIDHTDTSKQQTRTSNVEEAQTSKTEQVLHSDSSIDEVQLKNKSALRLIEKKHRNNALSHALGFSHDIISSRKRRRSYNRKRSTSRHKTLHISSGTSDYTSDTMSEFISPPRGRKNRGTRKYLKPKSARILSLEEEGGLFVMHGKKIYPLVKDGKILKNYLTYTPDDESDKEESFWKLKYVEEKKKADQLAKLLKQATNSNKAIEDGSVVEKKELKAQQTSPKKVQHEEAVATTSEIKVPDDKQENTVKIKFTKNNEEVQLEGHWTHINPVLEQVVQMFNKNSKDEDKKSPGCSAAQRLSTPEAIVVSGVSTPVVRNDNGTNRVNEIESEIFKQIEEIDKAEAADTDLKPTQDVARRRGGRPRKNPAPIEKSTESPKKAKLSVETEKKTESKPDAPGTGVTTRRSTRTPKKVLNENTEKNIVINRKSSPRKAKDANRTEDPDDGVKYKFPSPGAPRARSTRRARNS